One stretch of Arthrobacter polaris DNA includes these proteins:
- a CDS encoding Clp protease N-terminal domain-containing protein, which translates to MSRSSMFGNYTDGARRVVVLAQEESRFIHDSYIGPEHLLLGLLHAYPNTVQTALGVWPDEVREAIVGFVPSGPLDTSGSFPFTRESLDALKTAQRTALELHSDHVGFKHLLFGVLSVHSDRLDRALVDAGVDRDSAQTRVMAALTRG; encoded by the coding sequence ATGAGCAGATCGTCGATGTTTGGGAACTACACCGACGGTGCCCGGAGGGTGGTGGTCCTGGCTCAGGAAGAGTCAAGGTTTATACATGACTCGTACATCGGTCCCGAGCATCTACTATTGGGGCTTTTGCACGCTTATCCGAACACGGTGCAGACGGCGCTAGGCGTCTGGCCGGACGAGGTGCGTGAAGCGATAGTAGGTTTCGTCCCCTCTGGTCCGCTAGACACCTCAGGATCATTCCCTTTCACCCGCGAGTCTCTGGACGCTCTCAAGACGGCGCAGCGCACCGCGCTGGAGCTGCATTCCGATCACGTCGGGTTCAAGCACCTATTGTTCGGGGTGCTGAGTGTCCATAGCGACCGCCTAGATCGGGCACTGGTAGATGCGGGTGTGGATCGAGACAGTGCGCAAACGCGGGTAATGGCGGCGCTTACGCGNGGGTGA